A single window of Triplophysa rosa linkage group LG2, Trosa_1v2, whole genome shotgun sequence DNA harbors:
- the zbtb44 gene encoding zinc finger and BTB domain-containing protein 44 isoform X1, with product MGVKTFTHTSPSHSQELLDKLNTLRREGHFCDVTIRVQGQLFHAHKVVLACCSDFLKAKLSGKSAEDETVIVGEDKHVLDLQHVTVAGFAPLLEYAYTSTLSISTENIIDVLAAASYMQMFAVANTCSEFMKSSILWNSGSSGGGGGVGTGNTQPPSLHRPQETPEGHASCTLMPVDALSPSPVSSECSIPERPIPVCRESRRKRKGFASPQPASSTSPQVPNPSPSSSSFPESSAQALEPSLAFSWTYPFGVDRRFAAGEKSKLPEGLLEPSGASGQDSSGRALVEYLSCEGPRGLGVGGAVGVEEEDEDVQVKVERLSDEEVHEEVSQPVSGPHSSLSDQQTVPGNDHNQEDLLISPQSSSIGSMDEGVTESLQSMQGTPNTTGHMEEDERLENVQYPYHLYISPSTRPGLNGPERPFQCPTCGVRFTRIQNLKQHMLIHSGIKPFQCDRCGKKFTRAYSLKMHRLKHEGKRCFRCQICSATFTSFGEYKHHMRVSRHIIRKPRIYECKTCGAMFTNSGNLIVHLRSLNHEASELANYFQTSEFLLPDYLSHMQEDEGLGHFEMTEQTFEATSSSSSVQTPVISQVSSTINYDNHHPAPPPQTPNPKIGHGGEGAPGDHLKSTNAVTSLQDQEEDEGEKERAGRKSKKTLVSITIE from the exons ATGGGTGTGAAGACCTTcacccacacttcccccagccACAGCCAGGAGCTTCTGGATAAACTCAACACCCTGCGCAGAGAGGGCCATTTCTGTGACGTCACCATTCGCGTACAGGGCCAGCTGTTCCACGCCCATAAGGTAGTGCTGGCCTGCTGTAGCGACTTTCTCAAAGCTAAGCTCTCTGGGAAGTCAGCAGAGGATGAGACTGTAATCGTAGGAGAAGATAAGCACGTTCTGGACCTCCAGCATGTGACAGTCGCTGGTTTCGCTCCTCTTCTGGAATATGCGTATACTTCCACCCTGTCCATCAGCACGGAGAACATCATCGATGTGCTGGCCGCAGCTAGCTACATGCAGATGTTCGCAGTGGCCAACACTTGCTCCGAGTTCATGAAGTCTAGCATTCTGTGGAACTCAGGATCgtcaggaggaggaggaggggtgGGAACTGGCAACACCCAACCCCCAAGTTTACACAGGCCCCAAGAGACCCCTGAAGGCCATGCAAGCTGCACCCTCATGCCCGTAGATGCCCTCTCACCGTCCCCCGTCTCCTCAGAGTGCAGCATACCAGAGCGACCCATCCCTGTGTGCCGTGAGTCTAGACGCAAGCGGAAAGGCTTCGCCAGCCCGCAACCAGCATCCTCTACCTCCCCGCAAGTCCCCAACCCCTctccctcctcttcctctttccCAGAGAGTTCAGCACAAGCTCTTGAACCCTCCCTGGCCTTCTCCTGGACGTACCCTTTCGGTGTGGACCGGCGATTTGCAGCAGGAGAAAAATCCAAACTACCCGAAGGTCTCCTGGAACCGTCTGGAGCCTCGGGGCAGGACTCTAGTGGGCGGGCGCTGGTGGAGTATCTCTCCTGCGAGGGCCCGCGAGGCTTGGGTGTGGGCGGTGCAGTGGGCGTAGAGGAAGAAGATGAGGATGTGCAGGTGAAGGTTGAGAGGCTGAGTGATGAAGAGGTGCATGAAGAAGTTTCTCAACCTGTCAGTGGTCCTCACAGTTCTCTGAGCGACCAGCAGACAGTTCCTGGCAATGACCATAACCAAGAAGATCTACTTATAAGCCCACAGTCCTCTTCCATTG GCTCTATGGATGAGGGGGTAACTGAGAGCCTCCAGTCTATGCAGGGCACTCCAAACACTACTGGTCACATGGAGGAGGATGAAAG GCTGGAAAATGTGCAGTATCCGTACCACCTGTACATCAGCCCCTCCACCCGCCCAGGACTTAACGGTCCTGAACGGCCCTTCCAGTGCCCAACATGTGGCGTCCGCTTCACCCGAATACAGAACCTCAAGCAGCACATGCTTATCCACTCCG GTATTAAGCCATTCCAGTGCGACCGCTGCGGGAAAAAATTCACGCGGGCTTACTCTCTGAAGATGCACCGGCTAAAGCACGAAGGTAAACGCTGTTTCCGGTGCCAGATCTGTAGCGCCACTTTCACTTCCTTCGGTGAATATAAGCACCACATGAGGGTGTCTCGCCACATCATCCGCAAGCCTCGGATTTACGAGTGCAAAACGTGCGGGGCCATGTTTACCAACTCCGGCAATTTAATCGTACACCTGAGGAGTCTCAACCATGAGGCGTCAGAACTAGCAAACTACTTCCAGACCAG TGAGTTCCTCCTCCCAGACTACCTGAGCCACATGCAAGAGGATGAGGGGCTGGGACACTTTGAGATGACTGAGCAGACCTTTGAAGCcacttcctcctcttcttcagTCCAAACACCCGTTATCTCCCAAGTCTCATCTACTATAAACTATGATAACCACCATCCTGCCCCTCCACCCCAAACTCCAAACCCCAAAATAGGGCACGGAGGGGAAGGCGCACCAGGGGACCACCTGAAGTCCACCAATGCTGTTACATCTCTGCAAGACCAGGAGGAAGATGAAGGAGAAAAGGAGAGAGCGGGCAGGAAGTCGAAGAAAACCCTTGTGTCAATTACTATTGAGTAA
- the zbtb44 gene encoding zinc finger and BTB domain-containing protein 44 isoform X2: protein MGVKTFTHTSPSHSQELLDKLNTLRREGHFCDVTIRVQGQLFHAHKVVLACCSDFLKAKLSGKSAEDETVIVGEDKHVLDLQHVTVAGFAPLLEYAYTSTLSISTENIIDVLAAASYMQMFAVANTCSEFMKSSILWNSGSSGGGGGVGTGNTQPPSLHRPQETPEGHASCTLMPVDALSPSPVSSECSIPERPIPVCRESRRKRKGFASPQPASSTSPQVPNPSPSSSSFPESSAQALEPSLAFSWTYPFGVDRRFAAGEKSKLPEGLLEPSGASGQDSSGRALVEYLSCEGPRGLGVGGAVGVEEEDEDVQVKVERLSDEEVHEEVSQPVSGPHSSLSDQQTVPGNDHNQEDLLISPQSSSIGSMDEGVTESLQSMQGTPNTTGHMEEDERLENVQYPYHLYISPSTRPGLNGPERPFQCPTCGVRFTRIQNLKQHMLIHSGIKPFQCDRCGKKFTRAYSLKMHRLKHEVSSSSQTT, encoded by the exons ATGGGTGTGAAGACCTTcacccacacttcccccagccACAGCCAGGAGCTTCTGGATAAACTCAACACCCTGCGCAGAGAGGGCCATTTCTGTGACGTCACCATTCGCGTACAGGGCCAGCTGTTCCACGCCCATAAGGTAGTGCTGGCCTGCTGTAGCGACTTTCTCAAAGCTAAGCTCTCTGGGAAGTCAGCAGAGGATGAGACTGTAATCGTAGGAGAAGATAAGCACGTTCTGGACCTCCAGCATGTGACAGTCGCTGGTTTCGCTCCTCTTCTGGAATATGCGTATACTTCCACCCTGTCCATCAGCACGGAGAACATCATCGATGTGCTGGCCGCAGCTAGCTACATGCAGATGTTCGCAGTGGCCAACACTTGCTCCGAGTTCATGAAGTCTAGCATTCTGTGGAACTCAGGATCgtcaggaggaggaggaggggtgGGAACTGGCAACACCCAACCCCCAAGTTTACACAGGCCCCAAGAGACCCCTGAAGGCCATGCAAGCTGCACCCTCATGCCCGTAGATGCCCTCTCACCGTCCCCCGTCTCCTCAGAGTGCAGCATACCAGAGCGACCCATCCCTGTGTGCCGTGAGTCTAGACGCAAGCGGAAAGGCTTCGCCAGCCCGCAACCAGCATCCTCTACCTCCCCGCAAGTCCCCAACCCCTctccctcctcttcctctttccCAGAGAGTTCAGCACAAGCTCTTGAACCCTCCCTGGCCTTCTCCTGGACGTACCCTTTCGGTGTGGACCGGCGATTTGCAGCAGGAGAAAAATCCAAACTACCCGAAGGTCTCCTGGAACCGTCTGGAGCCTCGGGGCAGGACTCTAGTGGGCGGGCGCTGGTGGAGTATCTCTCCTGCGAGGGCCCGCGAGGCTTGGGTGTGGGCGGTGCAGTGGGCGTAGAGGAAGAAGATGAGGATGTGCAGGTGAAGGTTGAGAGGCTGAGTGATGAAGAGGTGCATGAAGAAGTTTCTCAACCTGTCAGTGGTCCTCACAGTTCTCTGAGCGACCAGCAGACAGTTCCTGGCAATGACCATAACCAAGAAGATCTACTTATAAGCCCACAGTCCTCTTCCATTG GCTCTATGGATGAGGGGGTAACTGAGAGCCTCCAGTCTATGCAGGGCACTCCAAACACTACTGGTCACATGGAGGAGGATGAAAG GCTGGAAAATGTGCAGTATCCGTACCACCTGTACATCAGCCCCTCCACCCGCCCAGGACTTAACGGTCCTGAACGGCCCTTCCAGTGCCCAACATGTGGCGTCCGCTTCACCCGAATACAGAACCTCAAGCAGCACATGCTTATCCACTCCG GTATTAAGCCATTCCAGTGCGACCGCTGCGGGAAAAAATTCACGCGGGCTTACTCTCTGAAGATGCACCGGCTAAAGCACGAAG TGAGTTCCTCCTCCCAGACTACCTGA
- the timm8b gene encoding mitochondrial import inner membrane translocase subunit Tim8 B, with the protein MADFSSSFDMPSAGSSENADAAELQRLIAVEQQKAQFQAQVHNFTDVCWDKCMDKPSSKMDSRTEACLVSCVERFIDTTLSITNRFTQMVQKGAH; encoded by the exons ATGGCTGACTTCAGTTCTAGCTTTGATATGCCGTCAGCCGGTTCATCTGAAAACGCCGATGCCGCGGAGCTTCAGCGTCTTATTGCTGTAGAGCAGCAGAAAGCTCAGTTTCAAGCGCAG GTTCACAACTTCACGGATGTATGCTGGGATAAGTGTATGGACAAACCAAGTAGCAAGATGGACTCACGGACAGAGGCATGTCTCGTTAGCTGCGTGGAGCGCTTCATCGACACGACCCTCAGTATCACGAACCGCTTTACGCAGATGGTCCAGAAGGGCGCGCATTGA